In Ignavibacteriota bacterium, the following proteins share a genomic window:
- the mfd gene encoding transcription-repair coupling factor: MNPILPHLLTDDPFVKELEAAVSRLEPGSTTTASGLAGSLAALVLTELQRRTQRQILVIVPEKDAAVRVSDDLAALASLDTVRLFVGREESDALLTERSRELHDVHTLRSLTSGDVSFVVTHAGGAIHRLPSPDTVRTEALVLETGTLAGFQETISTLNKFHFDRCDIVEKPGEYAVRGGIVDVFPFVGENPIRIEFFEDEVESIREFDVGSQRSIRSLATALLVPDVLDTELHDHPQDGILLDYLADGALLVLLEPLLHEEPLTKLPASAPARYHTREYFAEVLALFPRLHCTALDPTASTLDAGGRAQPAFNGSVQMMARDIAERQADGYAVIITCDSHSEMARVRELLATAAAGLEDITPPDIEALRFTLEAIHEGFLLPSRKLAVFTEHQAFGRIKRRGTRRKAKFKGITEKELTQLRKNDYVVHEDFGIGKFAGLKTIHVRDIPMEVASVLYAENDTLYVNISFINKLQKYSSKDGHVPVLHRLGSGEWDRLKQRTKKRVKDIARELIGLYARRKHLEGFSFPADTPWQTELEASFMYEDTLDQAKATVEVKRDMEGPSPMDRLICGDVGFGKTEVAVRAAFKAVVAGKQVAILVPTTILALQHANTFRDRVARYGVSVESLSRFTPKKEQDAIVERMKAGGVDIVIGTHRLLSKDIKFKDLGLLIIDEEHRFGVAAKEKLRHLRTQIDTLALTATPIPRTLHFSLMGARDLSIIATAPRNRLPIQTEITQWNDEIIQEAIRREIVRGGQVYFVHDKVHNMDEVAERLRGLLPDVRMRAAHGQMKATELEDVMMAFLEKQIDLLITTKIIESGLDIPNTNTIIINRADHFGMAELYQLRGRVGRSNQQAYAYLITPPVSVLGRTTLQRLQAMQEFTELGSGLNLAMRDLEIRGAGNLLGSEQSGFIEAMGFETYTRLLDEAVHELKRDEFAELFPDDVSLLTSGRQVVVEAEIEALIPQDYIPGESERLAIYRRLHALTSNEQLEEIGNELRDRFGRIPYQVEGLFGVIRLKLLAAKIGFSKLHLDTDRLEVHFPPQEDTAFYGSEVFQDLMTMLSRKRDRGVKLNQTDALLRVVVPLNAGTDSAAAIARSMEFLTELAAVVPTEAVSV; encoded by the coding sequence ATGAATCCGATACTCCCCCACCTGCTCACCGACGACCCATTCGTCAAAGAACTCGAAGCCGCCGTCTCGCGCCTCGAGCCCGGGTCGACGACCACAGCAAGCGGCCTCGCCGGGTCGCTCGCTGCCCTCGTCCTCACCGAACTCCAGCGCCGCACCCAGAGGCAGATCCTCGTCATTGTCCCCGAGAAAGACGCCGCCGTCAGGGTCTCCGACGATCTCGCCGCACTGGCCTCGCTGGACACCGTCCGATTGTTCGTCGGACGCGAGGAATCCGATGCGCTTCTCACCGAGCGAAGCCGGGAGCTGCACGACGTTCACACCCTGCGCTCGCTCACCAGCGGCGACGTCAGCTTCGTCGTCACCCATGCCGGCGGCGCGATCCATCGCCTCCCCTCCCCCGACACCGTCCGCACCGAAGCCCTCGTACTCGAGACCGGAACGCTGGCCGGGTTCCAGGAGACCATCAGCACGCTCAACAAGTTCCACTTCGACCGGTGCGACATCGTAGAGAAGCCCGGCGAGTACGCCGTGCGGGGTGGGATCGTGGATGTCTTTCCATTCGTGGGTGAGAACCCGATTCGCATCGAGTTCTTTGAGGACGAGGTCGAGAGCATCCGTGAGTTCGATGTCGGTTCCCAACGCTCCATACGGTCGCTTGCCACGGCGTTGCTTGTGCCGGATGTGCTGGACACCGAGCTGCACGACCATCCGCAGGACGGGATCCTGCTGGACTATCTGGCGGATGGTGCATTGCTCGTTTTGCTGGAGCCGTTATTGCACGAAGAGCCCCTGACGAAGCTCCCTGCATCCGCCCCCGCCCGCTACCACACCCGCGAGTACTTCGCAGAGGTCCTTGCCCTGTTCCCCCGGCTCCATTGCACGGCGCTGGATCCTACCGCCAGCACCCTGGATGCCGGAGGTCGGGCCCAGCCGGCCTTCAACGGCAGCGTGCAGATGATGGCGCGCGACATCGCCGAACGCCAGGCCGATGGATATGCCGTCATCATCACCTGCGACAGCCATTCGGAAATGGCGCGCGTCCGGGAACTTCTGGCCACGGCGGCCGCCGGACTCGAGGACATCACCCCGCCCGACATCGAGGCACTGCGGTTCACCCTCGAGGCCATCCACGAAGGGTTCCTCCTCCCCTCTCGTAAGCTGGCGGTCTTCACCGAGCACCAGGCATTCGGCCGCATCAAGCGACGCGGCACCCGCCGCAAGGCGAAGTTCAAAGGGATCACCGAGAAAGAACTCACCCAGCTTCGCAAGAACGACTACGTCGTGCACGAGGACTTCGGCATCGGCAAATTCGCCGGACTGAAGACCATTCATGTCCGCGACATCCCCATGGAGGTCGCCTCGGTGCTGTATGCCGAGAACGATACGCTGTATGTGAACATCAGCTTCATCAACAAGCTGCAGAAGTACTCCTCCAAGGACGGACACGTGCCGGTGCTCCACCGGCTCGGCAGCGGCGAGTGGGACCGGCTCAAGCAGCGGACCAAGAAGCGGGTCAAGGACATCGCGCGCGAACTCATCGGATTGTACGCGCGGCGGAAGCATCTGGAAGGGTTCTCGTTCCCTGCCGACACCCCCTGGCAGACGGAACTCGAGGCTTCGTTCATGTACGAAGACACCCTCGATCAGGCCAAAGCCACCGTGGAGGTGAAGCGGGACATGGAGGGCCCCTCCCCCATGGACCGGCTCATCTGCGGCGACGTCGGGTTCGGCAAGACCGAGGTTGCCGTGCGCGCCGCGTTCAAGGCCGTCGTGGCCGGGAAGCAGGTCGCGATCCTGGTGCCCACAACCATTCTCGCGCTTCAGCATGCCAACACCTTCCGCGACCGTGTGGCGCGGTACGGCGTCAGTGTGGAATCGCTCTCCCGCTTCACGCCCAAGAAGGAGCAGGACGCGATCGTCGAGCGGATGAAGGCCGGGGGCGTGGACATCGTGATCGGCACCCACCGGCTGCTCTCCAAAGACATCAAGTTCAAAGACCTCGGCCTCCTCATTATAGATGAGGAGCATCGCTTCGGCGTTGCCGCGAAGGAAAAACTGCGGCACCTCCGTACGCAGATCGACACCCTGGCGCTGACCGCCACGCCGATCCCGCGCACCCTCCACTTCTCGCTCATGGGGGCACGCGACCTCTCCATCATTGCCACCGCGCCGCGCAACCGTCTCCCCATCCAGACCGAGATCACGCAGTGGAACGATGAGATCATCCAGGAGGCCATCCGTCGTGAGATCGTCCGTGGTGGACAAGTCTACTTTGTGCACGACAAGGTCCACAACATGGATGAGGTCGCCGAGCGGTTGCGCGGCCTCCTGCCGGACGTCCGCATGCGTGCCGCGCACGGACAGATGAAAGCGACCGAGCTCGAGGATGTGATGATGGCGTTCCTCGAGAAGCAGATCGACCTGTTGATCACCACGAAGATCATCGAATCGGGGTTGGACATTCCCAACACCAACACCATCATCATCAACCGTGCCGACCACTTCGGCATGGCCGAACTGTATCAGCTCCGCGGGCGCGTCGGACGCTCCAACCAGCAGGCATATGCGTATCTCATCACGCCGCCCGTTTCGGTCCTGGGGCGCACCACGTTGCAGCGGCTGCAGGCGATGCAGGAGTTCACCGAGCTTGGCTCGGGGCTGAACCTCGCCATGCGCGACCTCGAGATCCGCGGGGCGGGCAACCTGCTGGGCAGCGAGCAGAGCGGCTTCATCGAAGCCATGGGCTTCGAAACGTACACGCGTCTGCTGGATGAGGCCGTGCACGAGCTCAAGCGCGACGAATTCGCGGAGCTCTTCCCCGACGACGTATCGCTCCTCACGAGCGGGCGGCAGGTTGTGGTGGAGGCCGAGATCGAAGCGCTCATTCCGCAAGACTATATTCCAGGCGAGAGTGAACGCCTCGCCATCTACCGCCGGCTTCATGCACTCACGAGCAACGAACAGCTCGAAGAGATCGGGAACGAACTACGCGACCGGTTTGGGCGTATCCCCTACCAGGTAGAAGGCCTCTTCGGCGTGATCCGTCTCAAGCTCTTGGCGGCGAAGATCGGGTTCTCGAAGCTGCATCTGGACACCGATCGGCTGGAAGTGCATTTCCCGCCGCAAGAAGACACGGCATTCTATGGGTCCGAAGTCTTCCAGGACCTCATGACGATGCTCTCGCGCAAACGGGACCGCGGCGTCAAACTGAATCAGACAGACGCGCTGCTGCGCGTGGTCGTGCCGCTCAATGCCGGCACCGATTCCGCCGCGGCGATCGCGCGGAGCATGGAGTTCCTCACCGAGCTCGCCGCCGTCGTCCCCACGGAAGCTGTATCAGTGTAG
- a CDS encoding GNAT family N-acetyltransferase → MTSIRQAVPSDASALAVLAERTFRDTFEAMNSADDMARHCSLTYGEAQQLAEISYPAMHTLVCEENGHLIAFAQLRWDHAPACVVGKQPGEIQRLYVDRPWHGKGIAQQLMAACLRELEARACDVVWLGVWERNWRAQAFYRKFGFTEVGDHVFMLGSDAQRDLILVRPLHSAG, encoded by the coding sequence ATGACATCCATCCGGCAAGCCGTACCCTCCGACGCGAGCGCTCTGGCCGTACTGGCCGAGCGAACCTTCCGCGATACTTTCGAAGCGATGAACAGCGCTGACGATATGGCGAGGCACTGTTCGCTCACGTACGGTGAAGCCCAGCAGTTGGCCGAGATCTCCTATCCCGCGATGCACACGCTGGTTTGCGAAGAGAACGGACACTTGATCGCGTTCGCACAACTGCGCTGGGACCATGCTCCGGCGTGTGTTGTGGGGAAGCAGCCCGGAGAGATCCAGCGGTTGTACGTTGACCGCCCCTGGCATGGCAAGGGCATCGCACAGCAATTAATGGCCGCGTGTCTGCGCGAATTGGAAGCACGCGCCTGCGATGTTGTGTGGCTTGGTGTGTGGGAACGGAATTGGCGGGCGCAGGCATTCTACCGCAAGTTCGGATTCACCGAGGTGGGTGATCATGTCTTCATGCTGGGGTCGGATGCTCAACGGGACCTGATTCTGGTCCGGCCGTTACACAGCGCCGGGTGA
- a CDS encoding glycoside hydrolase family 43 protein: MTTFRDETTPMSEQVYMGISEDGRHWEALNGGEPVLVSDVGEKGVRDSYLLRSHDGQNFWLIATDLCVHWNRNWTRNMTAGSKSIVVWESNDLVHWTPPRLTRVAPDDAGCVWAPEAIYDEEAGDYLVYWASTTGRDNFAKQRIWAAHTKDFRTFSTPFIFVEKENHVIDINITHDGESYYRFMKDDHKKTVSMATSRKLMGPWQEMPQFTAGQLKEFEGPICFPLKPATNGEPPVWCLLLDNVGDRIGAGAFGYIPFLSTDLSTGQFAAAPEFSFPYPFRHGSVVPISKAELERMMSAYSGRNNTGR; encoded by the coding sequence ATGACCACGTTCAGAGACGAGACCACACCGATGTCCGAACAGGTCTACATGGGGATCAGTGAAGATGGCAGGCACTGGGAAGCGTTGAATGGAGGAGAGCCGGTGTTGGTGAGCGACGTGGGCGAAAAAGGCGTGCGCGATTCATATCTCCTGCGCTCCCACGACGGGCAAAACTTCTGGCTGATCGCCACCGACCTGTGCGTTCATTGGAACCGTAACTGGACCCGCAACATGACCGCGGGCAGCAAGTCCATCGTCGTCTGGGAGTCGAACGATCTGGTACATTGGACGCCGCCACGACTCACACGCGTTGCCCCGGATGATGCCGGTTGTGTCTGGGCTCCGGAGGCGATCTACGACGAAGAAGCAGGGGACTATCTGGTGTATTGGGCTTCAACGACCGGCCGCGACAACTTCGCGAAGCAGCGGATCTGGGCGGCGCACACAAAGGACTTCCGCACCTTCAGCACGCCGTTCATATTTGTCGAGAAGGAGAATCATGTCATTGACATCAATATCACGCACGACGGTGAGAGCTACTATCGTTTCATGAAGGATGACCACAAGAAGACGGTCAGCATGGCAACGAGCAGGAAGCTCATGGGGCCGTGGCAGGAGATGCCACAGTTCACTGCAGGGCAGTTGAAGGAATTCGAAGGCCCGATCTGTTTCCCGCTCAAGCCGGCTACGAACGGCGAACCGCCGGTGTGGTGTCTCTTGCTGGACAATGTGGGCGACCGGATCGGTGCCGGCGCGTTCGGTTACATTCCGTTCCTCAGCACCGACCTCAGCACCGGACAATTTGCGGCTGCCCCGGAATTCAGTTTTCCCTACCCATTCCGCCACGGATCCGTGGTGCCGATCTCGAAGGCAGAACTGGAGAGGATGATGTCGGCGTATTCCGGACGGAACAACACAGGCCGGTGA
- the mnmG gene encoding tRNA uridine-5-carboxymethylaminomethyl(34) synthesis enzyme MnmG codes for MFHVKHRYDVVVVGGGHAGIEAALASARMGCQTVLVTMDPAAIGRMSCNPAIGGSAKGHLVREIDALGGEMGQIADATGIHFRMLNTSKGPAVWSPRSQNDREWYSREARRRVEMQPGLDVITGFLSDLTVEDGAVQGVAINGEASFSCTSLVLCSGTFLNGLMHTGETSTTGGRFGEPASVGLTEKFTALGFVAGRLKTGTPPRLDLTTIDLEETEVQPGDEEPTPFSFRNERIGNRQIPMYLTHTNAHTHDVLRTGFDASPLFTGRIKGVGPRYCPSIEDKINRFADRERHQIFLEPEGYDSTIVYMNGFSSSLPAHVQEKAIHTIAGLRHAKMVRPGYAVEYDFFPPHQVCHTLETKLVKGLYFAGQINGTSGYEEAAGQGIVAGINAALKVKAADPFTLDRSEAYIGVLIDDLINKSTEEPYRIFTSRAEYRLALRQDNADTRLMRKGAALGLVSAGVIAKLDTKERAISSAKEYLAMVRIAGREIAAAFGDRLDGNIPESETLLGLLKRPEVTLKDIVAIPMVRESGVMAAVISDRDVFSRVETEVKYEGYLKRQDEQIRQFQKSESMRIPDGMDYHALRSLSNEAREKLTKVRPASIGQAMRISGVTPADVSVLMISLMR; via the coding sequence ATGTTCCACGTGAAACATAGGTACGACGTCGTGGTGGTGGGAGGCGGCCATGCAGGCATCGAAGCTGCGCTGGCCTCCGCCCGCATGGGGTGCCAGACCGTCCTGGTCACCATGGACCCAGCCGCCATCGGCCGCATGTCGTGCAACCCCGCCATCGGAGGATCCGCCAAAGGCCACCTCGTGCGCGAGATCGACGCCCTGGGCGGCGAAATGGGGCAGATCGCTGACGCCACCGGGATCCATTTCCGGATGCTGAACACATCCAAGGGGCCAGCCGTGTGGTCGCCAAGATCGCAGAACGACAGGGAGTGGTACAGCAGGGAGGCGAGGCGCAGGGTAGAGATGCAGCCTGGTCTCGATGTCATCACGGGGTTCCTCTCCGACCTCACCGTGGAGGATGGCGCCGTCCAAGGTGTGGCCATCAATGGTGAGGCAAGTTTCTCGTGTACCTCGCTTGTTCTCTGCAGCGGCACCTTCCTCAACGGACTCATGCATACGGGTGAGACATCCACCACCGGTGGGCGCTTCGGCGAACCGGCATCGGTCGGGCTCACCGAGAAGTTCACTGCACTCGGGTTTGTGGCCGGGCGTCTCAAGACCGGGACACCGCCCAGGCTCGACCTGACCACCATCGACCTGGAGGAGACCGAGGTACAGCCCGGTGACGAAGAGCCGACGCCATTCTCTTTCAGGAACGAGCGGATCGGCAACCGGCAGATCCCCATGTACCTGACCCACACCAACGCTCACACCCATGATGTCCTCCGTACCGGGTTCGATGCCTCGCCGCTCTTCACCGGGAGGATCAAGGGTGTTGGGCCGAGGTACTGTCCATCCATCGAAGACAAGATCAACCGCTTTGCCGACCGTGAGCGACACCAGATCTTCCTCGAGCCCGAGGGGTATGACTCCACCATCGTGTACATGAACGGCTTCTCGTCCAGCTTGCCTGCCCATGTACAGGAGAAAGCCATCCACACCATCGCCGGGCTCCGCCATGCGAAGATGGTTCGACCGGGGTATGCTGTTGAGTACGACTTCTTCCCGCCGCACCAGGTGTGTCACACCCTGGAGACCAAGTTGGTGAAGGGACTTTACTTCGCCGGGCAGATCAATGGGACGAGCGGGTATGAAGAAGCGGCAGGGCAGGGTATCGTCGCCGGCATCAATGCGGCGCTCAAAGTGAAAGCTGCCGACCCATTCACTCTGGACAGGAGTGAGGCGTATATTGGGGTGCTCATCGACGACCTCATCAACAAGAGCACCGAAGAGCCCTACCGGATCTTCACGTCCAGGGCGGAGTATCGTCTGGCGCTGAGGCAGGACAACGCCGACACCCGACTCATGAGGAAGGGTGCGGCACTCGGACTTGTTTCTGCTGGCGTCATCGCGAAGCTCGATACGAAGGAGCGGGCGATCTCATCAGCGAAAGAATATCTCGCCATGGTCAGGATCGCCGGAAGAGAGATCGCTGCGGCATTCGGCGACCGGCTCGACGGCAACATCCCGGAGAGCGAGACACTCCTTGGATTGTTGAAGCGGCCCGAGGTCACACTCAAGGACATCGTCGCCATCCCCATGGTGAGGGAGAGCGGCGTTATGGCCGCGGTCATCTCTGACAGGGACGTCTTCTCCCGGGTAGAGACCGAAGTAAAGTACGAGGGGTACTTGAAGAGGCAGGACGAGCAGATCAGGCAGTTTCAGAAGAGCGAATCCATGCGGATACCTGACGGCATGGACTATCATGCGCTGAGGTCGCTCAGCAACGAGGCAAGGGAAAAGTTGACAAAGGTGCGGCCGGCCTCCATCGGCCAGGCCATGCGCATCAGCGGAGTCACGCCGGCCGATGTGTCGGTACTCATGATCTCACTTATGAGGTGA
- the rsmG gene encoding 16S rRNA (guanine(527)-N(7))-methyltransferase RsmG, producing MKHSQDVQVICRKNGFDLTDGMVQQLEQYVSLLLEWNAKVNLVSRKDQENIWGGHVLHALSMLFRIRLPEEIRVIDLGSGGGLPGIPLAIVNPGWTVGLLDSIQKKCTAVEDIVTRMGLAARVEVIAGRAEEKAIIDPRRGKFDVVVARGVAPLAELVKWSKPYLKKIPDAPPAVDDAGGIVRVTPPVLIAYKGGDLEGEIREMRMKTGRVVAASVPVAFPEAEECGLVGKAILVVPMNRP from the coding sequence GTGAAACATTCACAGGATGTGCAAGTCATCTGCCGGAAGAACGGGTTCGACCTGACCGACGGCATGGTACAGCAGCTCGAGCAGTACGTGTCGCTGTTGCTGGAGTGGAATGCGAAAGTGAACCTGGTTTCGAGGAAGGACCAGGAGAACATCTGGGGCGGGCATGTGCTGCATGCTCTCTCCATGTTGTTCCGGATCCGGCTCCCGGAAGAGATCAGGGTCATCGATCTGGGTTCGGGTGGTGGATTGCCGGGGATACCTTTGGCCATCGTTAATCCCGGATGGACCGTAGGGCTTCTCGATTCCATTCAGAAGAAGTGTACTGCAGTGGAAGACATCGTGACGCGCATGGGATTAGCGGCGCGCGTTGAAGTGATCGCGGGGCGGGCGGAGGAAAAGGCGATCATCGATCCACGGAGGGGGAAGTTTGATGTGGTGGTTGCGAGAGGCGTGGCGCCGCTTGCCGAGTTGGTGAAGTGGTCCAAGCCATATTTGAAGAAGATCCCGGATGCACCGCCGGCGGTGGACGATGCCGGAGGGATCGTACGTGTCACACCGCCGGTGCTGATCGCGTACAAGGGAGGGGACCTTGAGGGGGAGATCAGGGAGATGAGGATGAAGACGGGGCGGGTCGTGGCGGCGAGCGTGCCGGTAGCATTTCCGGAAGCGGAAGAATGCGGCCTCGTCGGGAAAGCGATCCTGGTGGTGCCAATGAACAGACCATAA
- a CDS encoding DUF1801 domain-containing protein gives MSTKERISDYIAGQPEPKRSEMQALHRAILALMPKCKLWFLDGRDDTGKIVSNPNIGYGTQTRTYANGKTKEFYQIGLSANTTGLSVYILGIDDKKYLARMYGKTLGKASITGYCIKFRKLADIRVDILEDAIRDGIKQTRVHHD, from the coding sequence ATGAGTACGAAAGAACGCATCAGCGACTACATTGCCGGTCAACCCGAGCCGAAACGGAGCGAGATGCAGGCACTGCACCGGGCCATTCTGGCGCTCATGCCGAAATGCAAACTCTGGTTCCTGGACGGCAGGGACGATACAGGTAAGATCGTTTCGAATCCCAACATTGGATACGGAACTCAGACACGGACGTACGCGAACGGAAAGACGAAAGAGTTCTATCAGATCGGTCTCAGCGCGAATACGACGGGGCTCTCCGTGTATATCCTTGGAATCGACGACAAGAAGTACCTCGCCAGGATGTATGGAAAGACCCTCGGCAAAGCAAGCATCACCGGGTATTGCATCAAATTTCGAAAGCTCGCAGACATACGGGTCGATATCCTTGAAGATGCGATACGGGATGGGATCAAGCAAACCAGGGTCCACCATGATTGA
- a CDS encoding carbon-nitrogen hydrolase family protein, whose translation MSIVRIALANIRVPGTPEESVRLATSAVAEAGRKGASVVCFPECFVPGYRWPGSALPPPDPAFLQHALEEVSASARSARITVILGTERVTDRGLQITACVIDADGTVAGWQDKAQLDPSEEITYPSRATERRVFTAGALTFGVVICHEGWRYPETVRWAVRRGAQVVFHPHAHVAEPGSYRPATFADPANTFHEKAVLCRAAENTCYFASVNCASPGSGTTSAIARPDGTLQCYQPYGQEGLLVADLDLSLATGLLASRCRTSPL comes from the coding sequence ATGAGTATCGTCCGTATCGCACTTGCGAATATCCGCGTACCCGGGACACCGGAAGAATCCGTGCGCCTTGCAACATCGGCTGTTGCAGAAGCAGGCAGGAAGGGCGCCAGTGTTGTCTGCTTTCCCGAGTGCTTCGTGCCGGGATATCGTTGGCCGGGGAGTGCGCTGCCACCACCCGATCCCGCATTCCTCCAGCACGCGCTGGAGGAAGTGTCGGCATCGGCCAGGTCTGCGCGCATCACGGTGATCCTGGGCACGGAGAGGGTGACGGACCGGGGCCTGCAGATCACAGCGTGCGTGATCGATGCGGACGGCACGGTTGCCGGGTGGCAGGACAAAGCGCAACTCGATCCCTCGGAAGAGATCACGTATCCTTCACGTGCAACGGAGCGTCGGGTCTTCACCGCCGGCGCATTGACGTTCGGTGTGGTGATCTGTCATGAAGGATGGCGGTATCCCGAGACGGTACGGTGGGCAGTGCGACGGGGTGCGCAGGTCGTATTCCACCCGCACGCGCATGTTGCCGAGCCCGGAAGCTATCGCCCTGCCACATTCGCTGATCCCGCCAACACATTCCATGAGAAGGCTGTGCTGTGCCGTGCAGCGGAGAACACGTGTTACTTCGCATCGGTGAACTGCGCAAGCCCGGGTTCCGGGACCACATCGGCGATTGCACGTCCTGATGGCACACTGCAGTGTTATCAGCCGTACGGACAGGAAGGGCTGCTTGTGGCGGACCTCGATCTGAGCCTGGCGACGGGTCTGCTTGCATCACGGTGTCGCACGTCGCCACTGTAG
- the murQ gene encoding N-acetylmuramic acid 6-phosphate etherase yields the protein MSKDLSDALAKLLTEQRNPASIAMDSLSVEEILRLINDQDKRVALAVEHEIPWIAKGVELIVESFRSGGRLIYFGAGTSGRLGVVDASECPPTFGTPPELVVGVISGGQSAMFKSVEGAEDDPEQARRDVDALNVTERDTVCGIAASRRTPYVVAAVARARELGAKTLYVTTNPRKDFDLEVDVAICPEVGPEVLMGSTRMKSGTAQKLVLNMLTTTSMVRMGKVYENMMVDLQLTNQKLVERSKRIVMMATGIDYDGATVALEKAGGHVKSAIVMVKAGVTLDEARRRIDAAGGFVRGAIAG from the coding sequence ATGAGTAAAGACCTTTCGGATGCGCTCGCAAAGCTGCTCACCGAGCAGCGCAACCCTGCGTCCATTGCCATGGACAGCCTGAGTGTGGAGGAGATCCTCCGCCTCATCAACGACCAGGACAAGCGAGTTGCGCTTGCTGTGGAACATGAGATCCCGTGGATCGCGAAAGGCGTCGAGCTGATCGTGGAGTCGTTCCGCAGCGGCGGACGGCTGATCTACTTCGGCGCGGGCACATCCGGCCGTCTCGGCGTTGTGGATGCTTCGGAATGTCCCCCGACATTCGGCACACCGCCCGAGCTCGTTGTGGGCGTGATCTCCGGCGGACAGTCGGCGATGTTCAAGTCCGTGGAAGGTGCCGAGGATGATCCGGAGCAGGCACGGCGCGATGTGGATGCGTTGAATGTGACAGAACGCGACACCGTATGCGGGATCGCCGCGAGCCGGCGTACGCCGTACGTCGTGGCTGCTGTTGCGCGGGCGCGCGAGCTCGGGGCGAAGACGTTGTATGTCACGACCAACCCGCGCAAGGATTTCGATCTCGAGGTCGACGTCGCCATCTGTCCCGAAGTCGGCCCCGAAGTGCTCATGGGATCCACGCGGATGAAATCGGGCACCGCGCAGAAGCTCGTCCTGAACATGCTCACCACCACGTCGATGGTACGCATGGGGAAGGTGTATGAGAACATGATGGTGGACCTGCAGCTCACGAACCAGAAGCTCGTGGAGCGTTCGAAGCGCATCGTGATGATGGCGACGGGCATCGACTATGATGGCGCCACCGTAGCGTTGGAGAAAGCAGGCGGGCATGTGAAGAGTGCGATCGTGATGGTGAAGGCGGGCGTGACGCTTGATGAGGCGCGTCGCCGCATCGATGCTGCGGGCGGTTTCGTGCGTGGCGCCATTGCCGGTTGA
- a CDS encoding polysaccharide deacetylase family protein has translation MKSLILICLLAASVASGQTKKLCVTVDDLPVVAYGIPDTSYQREIITNLTRGLAAAHAPAIGFVNEQKLHDSSGLSPFRVSLLEQWLDTGLDLGNHTYSHPDINKITCVEYFADVIRGEAVTKDLLYRRGRTLRHFRHPFLYLGSTKEVADSLSTFLAGRNYVTAPVTIDNDDYMFAAMYHRAYARRDTADAKKIGREYVEYLEKKLQYYERQSVNLFGRPIAQVLLIHASRLNADHIGQLLSMIMKNGYTFADLATVLKDEAYRTPITVYKKYGISWLDRWAISAGKAGDFFKDEPDVPSYIRAGWR, from the coding sequence ATGAAGAGTCTCATCCTGATCTGCCTGCTCGCAGCCTCCGTGGCTTCGGGACAGACCAAGAAACTGTGCGTGACGGTCGACGACCTCCCTGTTGTCGCCTACGGCATCCCCGACACGAGCTACCAGCGTGAGATCATCACAAACCTCACGCGCGGACTCGCGGCGGCGCACGCCCCCGCGATAGGCTTCGTGAACGAGCAAAAGCTTCACGACAGCAGCGGTCTCTCCCCTTTCCGTGTTTCGTTGCTCGAACAGTGGCTCGACACCGGTCTGGATCTCGGGAACCACACCTACTCACACCCCGACATCAACAAGATCACCTGCGTGGAGTACTTCGCGGATGTCATCCGAGGCGAGGCCGTGACAAAGGATCTCCTGTACCGCCGCGGCAGGACGCTGCGCCATTTCCGTCATCCGTTCCTGTATCTTGGCAGCACGAAAGAAGTGGCCGATTCGTTGAGCACGTTCCTCGCCGGGCGCAACTACGTAACCGCGCCTGTCACCATCGACAACGACGACTACATGTTCGCTGCCATGTATCACCGTGCCTATGCACGGCGCGATACGGCGGACGCGAAGAAGATCGGGCGGGAGTACGTGGAGTATCTCGAGAAGAAACTGCAGTACTACGAGCGGCAATCGGTCAATCTCTTCGGACGGCCCATCGCGCAGGTGCTGCTCATCCATGCGAGCAGGTTGAACGCCGATCACATCGGCCAGTTGCTTTCCATGATCATGAAGAACGGCTACACGTTCGCGGACCTGGCTACGGTGCTGAAGGACGAGGCGTATCGCACACCCATCACGGTGTACAAGAAGTATGGGATCTCCTGGCTGGACCGCTGGGCAATATCAGCAGGAAAAGCCGGCGACTTCTTCAAGGATGAGCCGGACGTTCCGTCCTACATCCGCGCCGGCTGGAGGTAA